A part of Aegilops tauschii subsp. strangulata cultivar AL8/78 chromosome 2, Aet v6.0, whole genome shotgun sequence genomic DNA contains:
- the LOC141041872 gene encoding uncharacterized protein: MSCAVARSSRRPASACSRPWREPPLLRRRLLPPGLAAPPFALLRARIHAVTPSPPPERKKYKRGKKAPAFVAGAGVRRRGSLSLGKIVFSYSCDCLSILGSNNGVDDVAHGGGAGDGFAAFRHVAAVKLGGDRVQALFGVVDGHGGKSAAEFAEDNMPRILAEELEERLARGAGRAAVEGALRRAYLRTDEEFPSSSSKNLEQAVGGACCVTALLREGGRQLVVSS; encoded by the exons ATGTCGTGCGCGGTGGCACGGTCTTCTCGCCGTCCCGCCTCGGCCTGCTCACGCCCTTGGAGAGAGCCACCactgctccgccgccgcctccttcctcccGGCCTCGCCGCTCCGCCCTTCGCCCTCCTCCGCGCGCGCATCCACGCCGTCACGCCGAGCCCTCCCC CCGAGAGGAAGAAATACAAGAGAGGAAAAAAGGCCCCGGCGTTCGTCGCCGGGGCGGGCGTCCGTCGCCGTGGGTCTTTGTCGCTCGGCAAAATCGTCTTCTCGTATTCTTGTGATTGTTTGTCGATCCTCGGTTCCAACAATGGGGTGGACGACGTGGCACACGGTGGCGGAGCAGGGGACGGCTTCGCGGCCTTCCGCCATGTCGCCGCCGTCAAGCTCGGCGGGGACCGCGTGCAGGCCCTGTTCGGTGTGGTCGACGGCCACGGCGGGAAGAGCGCCGCTGAGTTTGCCGAGGACAACATGCCCAGGATCTTGGCGGAGGAGCTGGAGGAGAGGTTGGCGCGAGGAGCTGGGCGCGCTGCCGTGGAGGGCGCCCTGAGGCGGGCGTACCTGCGCACCGACGAGGAGttcccctcctcctcttccaagAACCTGGAGCAGGCGGTCGGCGGGGCCTGCTGCGTGACGGCGCTGCTCCGCGAGGGCGGGCGACAGCTGGTGGTGTCCAGCTAG